The following proteins are co-located in the Conyzicola lurida genome:
- a CDS encoding nitroreductase family deazaflavin-dependent oxidoreductase, with protein sequence MPLLGEYEPSTSEWARKQAELFEATDGAEGGDLRGMPIILLTSVGAKSGKLRKTALMRVEHDGEYAVVASLGGAPKHPVWYFNLLANPHVELQDGAVKRDYTSRLIEGDEKAAWWERAVAAYPDYADYQTKTDREIPVFVLTPIEEPVDG encoded by the coding sequence ATGCCACTCTTGGGAGAATACGAACCGAGCACGTCCGAATGGGCGCGCAAGCAGGCCGAGCTTTTCGAGGCGACGGATGGCGCGGAAGGCGGCGACCTGCGCGGTATGCCGATCATCCTGCTGACCAGCGTCGGCGCGAAGTCGGGCAAGCTACGCAAGACCGCGCTGATGCGCGTCGAGCACGACGGCGAGTACGCGGTCGTCGCGTCCCTCGGCGGAGCCCCGAAGCACCCGGTCTGGTACTTCAACCTGCTCGCGAACCCGCACGTCGAGCTGCAGGACGGCGCCGTCAAGCGCGACTACACCTCGCGCCTCATCGAGGGCGACGAGAAGGCCGCGTGGTGGGAGCGTGCCGTCGCGGCCTACCCCGACTACGCGGACTATCAGACGAAGACCGACCGCGAGATCCCGGTCTTCGTGCTCACCCCGATCGAAGAGCCGGTCGACGGCTAG
- a CDS encoding NAD-dependent epimerase/dehydratase family protein, producing MRIAVTGSTGKLGRATVERLRADGHDVIGLDIAGAPGPGFTRVDFTDYGQTLDAFLGIDSRHSGLDAVVHLAAIPVNGLVPDVTTFHNNLTVSFNVFQAAMRAGIDTVVYASSITAMGFPFDEAPAALPLDETVTAANNTYGLGKVLEEAMVAQLVRWNPALSITALRFTNVVTADEYGSFARAADPGYRRSLMFSYIDARDGALAVSLALEHAEPGLEVYNIAASDSGSAVPTAELLALHFAAVPVTKELGEFETLMSIDKARSRLGFEPEYLWREQFAG from the coding sequence ATGCGCATCGCAGTCACCGGCAGCACAGGCAAACTCGGCCGGGCGACCGTCGAGCGCCTCCGCGCCGACGGCCACGACGTCATCGGGCTCGACATCGCCGGAGCCCCCGGACCCGGGTTCACGCGCGTCGACTTCACCGACTACGGGCAGACCCTCGACGCGTTCCTCGGCATCGACTCGCGGCACTCGGGTCTCGACGCGGTCGTGCATCTGGCCGCCATCCCGGTCAATGGTCTCGTGCCCGACGTCACGACGTTCCACAACAACCTGACCGTCTCGTTCAACGTGTTCCAGGCGGCGATGCGCGCCGGGATCGACACCGTCGTCTACGCGTCGAGCATCACGGCGATGGGGTTCCCGTTCGACGAGGCGCCGGCCGCCCTGCCGCTCGACGAGACGGTGACCGCGGCGAACAACACCTACGGCCTCGGCAAGGTGCTCGAGGAGGCGATGGTCGCGCAGCTCGTGCGCTGGAACCCCGCCCTGTCGATCACCGCCCTGCGCTTCACGAACGTCGTGACGGCGGACGAGTACGGCAGCTTCGCCCGGGCCGCGGACCCCGGCTACCGCCGGTCGCTCATGTTCAGCTACATCGACGCCCGGGATGGCGCGCTCGCCGTCTCGCTCGCGCTCGAGCACGCGGAACCGGGGCTCGAGGTCTACAACATCGCGGCATCCGACTCGGGGTCGGCCGTGCCGACGGCCGAGCTGCTCGCGCTGCACTTCGCCGCGGTGCCGGTGACCAAGGAGCTCGGCGAGTTCGAGACGCTGATGTCGATCGACAAGGCGCGGTCGCGGCTCGGCTTCGAGCCCGAGTACCTCTGGCGGGAGCAGTTCGCGGGCTGA